In Egicoccus sp. AB-alg2, a single genomic region encodes these proteins:
- a CDS encoding acyl-CoA dehydrogenase family protein codes for MSHLDHARTLVSALQDAVDTAAASLAARSEKDGRISTGLLDQHQTVAYDLASLASAVAAARHLLTYGEQGEQEAALALAYAADVAADLQARVAGRAAHWGLDVDVLGEAAEALAAGRDPGFLDDLAERVLATGEAGPRHLAEELEMVRQTFRRFAEDKVVPVAEEVHRHDQDIPEEVIAGLAELGCFALSIPEAYGGFSAGGEDELLNMVLVTEELSRGSLGVAGSLITRPEIIGTAILKGGTEQQKATWLPAIASGEKMCGVAVTEPDHGSDVAGVKVTATRDGDDWVINGVKTWCTFGGRAEYLLVLARTDPDRSLGHRGLSLFVVEKPAFAGHEWRAEQDGDGGGSMDARAIPTLGYRGMHSFEISFDGWRVPHANLIGEDDGLGRGFYLQMQAFANARLQTAARALGVMQSALEHATGYAKERHVFDTPLAAYELNRIKLARMAAVIAACRVFATDVARQLARGDEGAQLAASQVKQLSCRVAEWVTREAQQIHGGYGYAEEYTVSRLFVDARVLSIFEGADEVLALRVIARTLLGEALAG; via the coding sequence GTGTCCCATCTCGATCACGCCCGCACGCTGGTCTCGGCCCTGCAGGACGCGGTGGACACCGCCGCCGCGTCGTTGGCCGCCCGTAGCGAGAAGGACGGCCGGATCAGCACCGGCCTGCTCGACCAACACCAGACCGTCGCCTACGACCTCGCCTCGCTCGCGTCGGCCGTCGCCGCTGCCCGGCACCTGCTGACCTACGGTGAGCAGGGCGAGCAGGAGGCGGCACTCGCGCTCGCCTATGCCGCCGACGTGGCCGCCGACCTGCAGGCGCGCGTCGCCGGGCGGGCCGCCCACTGGGGGCTCGACGTCGACGTGCTGGGCGAGGCCGCCGAGGCACTGGCCGCCGGGCGCGATCCGGGCTTCCTCGACGACCTCGCCGAGCGGGTGCTGGCCACCGGTGAGGCCGGACCGCGCCACCTCGCCGAGGAACTGGAGATGGTGCGCCAGACCTTCCGCCGGTTCGCGGAGGACAAGGTCGTCCCGGTCGCCGAAGAGGTGCACCGCCACGACCAGGACATCCCCGAGGAGGTCATCGCCGGCCTGGCCGAGCTCGGCTGCTTCGCGCTGTCCATCCCCGAGGCCTACGGCGGGTTCTCGGCCGGCGGCGAGGACGAACTGCTCAACATGGTGCTGGTCACCGAGGAGCTCTCGCGCGGCTCCCTGGGCGTCGCCGGCTCGCTGATCACCCGCCCGGAGATCATCGGCACCGCCATCCTGAAGGGCGGCACGGAGCAGCAGAAGGCGACCTGGCTGCCCGCCATCGCGTCCGGCGAGAAGATGTGCGGGGTCGCCGTCACGGAGCCCGACCACGGCTCGGACGTCGCCGGCGTCAAGGTCACCGCCACCCGCGACGGCGACGACTGGGTCATCAACGGGGTGAAGACCTGGTGCACGTTCGGTGGCCGCGCCGAGTACCTGCTGGTGCTCGCGCGCACCGACCCGGACCGCTCGCTCGGCCACCGGGGCCTGAGCCTGTTCGTGGTCGAGAAGCCGGCCTTCGCCGGCCACGAGTGGCGGGCCGAGCAGGACGGTGACGGCGGCGGGAGCATGGACGCCCGCGCCATCCCGACGCTCGGCTACCGCGGCATGCACTCCTTCGAGATCAGCTTCGACGGCTGGCGCGTGCCGCACGCCAACCTGATCGGCGAGGACGACGGGCTCGGACGCGGGTTCTACCTGCAGATGCAGGCGTTCGCGAACGCCCGCCTGCAGACCGCCGCGCGGGCCCTCGGCGTGATGCAGTCGGCGCTGGAGCACGCGACCGGCTACGCCAAGGAACGGCACGTCTTCGACACGCCGCTGGCCGCCTACGAACTCAACCGCATCAAGCTCGCCCGGATGGCGGCGGTCATCGCGGCCTGCCGGGTCTTCGCGACCGACGTGGCCCGCCAGCTGGCGCGCGGCGACGAGGGCGCGCAGCTGGCGGCGAGCCAGGTCAAGCAGCTGTCGTGCCGGGTCGCGGAATGGGTCACCCGTGAGGCCCAGCAGATCCACGGCGGCTACGGCTATGCCGAGGAGTACACGGTCTCGCGCCTGTTCGTCGACGCCCGTGTGCTGTCGATCTTCGAGGGCGCCGACGAGGTGCTGGCCCTCCGGGTCATCGCGCGCACGCTGCTGGGCGAGGCCCTCGCGGGCTGA
- a CDS encoding TIGR03617 family F420-dependent LLM class oxidoreductase: MKLDAMILGAPLAEVAGLAAAAEVGGYDGWFTGETAHEPLLACTAAGVATERLQVGTAIAVAFPRSPMHVAQAAHDLQALTGGRFVLGLGSQVKAHVEKRFSATWSAPAARMRDFVLALRAIWSAWETGDRLAYRGEFYRHTLMTPFFTPPAHGHGPPPVWLAAVGRRMTEVAGEVADGVLCHGFTTDRYLREVTLPALGAGAEGAGRRRDDVEVALPVFAVTGHDELEVARADAFVRQQLAFYGSTPAYRPVLELHGWGHLHEELHTRSLRGEWDAMPELVDDEVLHAFAVVAPPDGLGAAIRARYGDLADRVSLYTPFQPSAEDVAHLAAGLRR, translated from the coding sequence GTGAAGCTCGACGCCATGATCCTGGGCGCGCCCCTCGCCGAGGTGGCAGGGCTCGCCGCCGCGGCGGAGGTGGGCGGCTACGACGGCTGGTTCACGGGCGAGACCGCCCACGAGCCGCTCTTGGCCTGCACGGCCGCAGGGGTGGCCACGGAGCGGCTGCAGGTGGGGACCGCGATCGCGGTGGCGTTCCCCCGTTCGCCGATGCACGTCGCCCAGGCCGCCCACGACCTGCAGGCGTTGACCGGGGGACGCTTCGTGCTCGGCCTCGGGTCCCAGGTGAAGGCGCACGTGGAGAAGCGCTTCAGCGCGACGTGGTCCGCGCCCGCGGCACGCATGCGGGACTTCGTGCTGGCGCTGCGGGCCATCTGGAGCGCGTGGGAGACCGGCGACCGGCTGGCCTACCGGGGCGAGTTCTACCGGCACACGCTGATGACACCGTTCTTCACCCCGCCGGCGCACGGGCACGGCCCGCCGCCGGTGTGGCTGGCGGCGGTCGGGCGGCGCATGACCGAGGTGGCCGGCGAGGTGGCCGACGGGGTGCTCTGCCACGGCTTCACCACCGACCGCTACCTGCGCGAGGTCACGCTGCCGGCACTCGGGGCGGGCGCCGAGGGTGCCGGACGCCGCCGCGACGACGTCGAGGTGGCGCTGCCGGTGTTCGCCGTGACGGGCCACGACGAGCTCGAGGTGGCCCGCGCCGACGCATTCGTGCGCCAGCAGCTGGCCTTCTACGGGTCGACGCCCGCGTACCGGCCGGTCCTCGAGCTGCACGGCTGGGGCCACCTGCACGAGGAACTCCACACGCGCTCGCTACGCGGCGAGTGGGACGCGATGCCGGAACTCGTCGACGACGAGGTGCTGCACGCGTTCGCCGTCGTCGCGCCCCCCGACGGACTCGGCGCGGCGATCCGTGCCCGTTACGGCGACCTCGCCGACCGAGTCAGCCTGTACACGCCGTTCCAGCCGAGCGCCGAGGACGTCGCGCACCTGGCCGCGGGACTGCGCCGGTGA
- a CDS encoding ABC transporter permease — protein MRTRQVLLVAGREIRQRVRSKALVGTTVLLAVVVLVGAVLFSNGGDLFGGDRDTDAAPGTAASGLEVAVVGELSEAARSALATRVGQEPTYRQVTDEAAARQAIAQGADFAIVDDGARVLAPTPAGPFTPAVPFGVTEALGVAEELEAAGADPGLVGTALDARPVPVDIVETGTGVDAETAGARFAVAYVGSFFLYLALIFFAQIVATGVIEEKGSRVVELMLPAVPPRQLLGGKLLGLGIVGTAQVVTIVAPALVFLLVRDPDLLPPGVGAAVASVIVFFVLGFALYAGVTGGLAAMASRIEDLQAVVMPLWAILIVAFMLAFPTLNAPDSTLAVVATYVPFSAPFVVPVRLALVELPLWEAVLSGAVVLVSAALLTLLAARLYEGSILRAGGRVGYRTAWRSAKE, from the coding sequence ATGCGTACCCGACAGGTCCTGCTCGTGGCCGGCCGCGAGATCCGCCAACGGGTGCGGTCGAAGGCGTTGGTGGGCACCACTGTGCTGCTGGCCGTCGTGGTGCTCGTCGGCGCGGTGCTGTTCTCCAACGGCGGTGACCTGTTCGGCGGCGACCGCGACACCGACGCCGCGCCCGGAACGGCCGCGAGCGGGCTGGAGGTCGCCGTCGTCGGGGAACTCTCGGAGGCGGCCCGCTCTGCGCTGGCCACCCGTGTCGGTCAGGAGCCGACCTACCGCCAGGTGACCGACGAGGCCGCGGCCCGACAGGCCATCGCACAGGGAGCCGATTTCGCGATCGTGGACGACGGCGCCCGGGTGCTGGCACCCACGCCGGCCGGGCCGTTCACGCCGGCCGTGCCCTTCGGGGTCACGGAAGCGCTCGGCGTCGCCGAGGAGCTCGAGGCGGCCGGCGCCGATCCGGGTCTGGTCGGCACGGCCCTGGATGCCAGGCCGGTGCCGGTGGACATCGTGGAGACGGGCACGGGTGTCGACGCGGAGACCGCCGGTGCCCGGTTCGCGGTCGCCTACGTCGGGTCGTTCTTCCTCTACCTCGCGCTGATCTTCTTCGCCCAGATCGTCGCGACCGGGGTCATCGAGGAGAAGGGCTCCCGGGTCGTCGAGCTGATGCTGCCGGCCGTGCCGCCGCGGCAGCTCCTCGGCGGCAAGCTGCTGGGCCTGGGGATCGTCGGCACGGCCCAGGTCGTCACGATCGTCGCGCCGGCGCTCGTGTTCCTGCTGGTGCGCGACCCCGACCTGCTGCCGCCCGGCGTCGGCGCGGCGGTCGCGTCGGTGATCGTGTTCTTCGTGCTCGGCTTCGCGTTGTACGCGGGCGTGACCGGCGGCCTGGCCGCCATGGCGTCGCGGATCGAGGACCTGCAGGCGGTGGTCATGCCGCTGTGGGCGATCCTGATCGTCGCCTTCATGCTGGCGTTCCCGACCTTGAACGCACCGGACAGCACCCTGGCCGTGGTCGCCACCTACGTGCCCTTCTCCGCCCCGTTCGTGGTGCCGGTGCGTCTCGCCCTCGTCGAGCTGCCCCTGTGGGAGGCGGTGCTCTCGGGCGCGGTGGTGCTGGTGAGCGCCGCCCTGCTCACGTTGCTGGCCGCCCGCCTGTACGAGGGCTCGATCCTGCGCGCCGGCGGACGTGTCGGGTACCGGACCGCCTGGCGCAGCGCCAAGGAGTGA
- a CDS encoding DUF2252 family protein: MLADGDDRAIHASSAGRAARQSVRRRDHAEWDAPSQRGDPVAVLREQDATRIPGLVPIRHGRMTADPFASYRGAGAIMAHTTSP; encoded by the coding sequence TTGCTCGCTGACGGGGACGACCGTGCCATCCATGCGTCGTCGGCGGGCCGCGCCGCCCGCCAGTCGGTCCGCCGCCGCGACCACGCCGAGTGGGACGCACCATCGCAGCGGGGTGACCCCGTCGCGGTCCTCCGCGAGCAGGACGCCACGCGGATCCCCGGCCTCGTCCCGATCCGGCACGGCCGGATGACCGCCGACCCGTTCGCCTCCTATCGGGGAGCGGGGGCGATCATGGCACACACGACCTCGCCGTGA
- a CDS encoding DMT family transporter, producing MSGPGARGPLLVLAAATLWGTAGAAQELGPPEAWPPAVAALRSLLGGALLSGAVLLWRGRAVVVDTARRAPGPLAVAAVAMTAFQGGYFTGIRLSGVAVGTLVAIGSAPVWAGLLEALAGRRPGLRWLVATAVTVSGTALLVLGGGPDAASGVDLFGVGASLTAGAAYATYAVASKRLVERGVDGTSGMALAFAASGLLLAPALLPQSIGWAVTPRGLVMIVWLSIFTIAAAYTLFAAGLRTVDAPTATTLTLAEPLTATALAVLVVGERLSAAAVVGAVLVTVGLGLAGRRRANERQSTAGSSPEPPPDGTADEATTRGRIAPER from the coding sequence GTGAGTGGGCCGGGTGCCCGCGGCCCGCTGCTGGTCCTGGCGGCAGCGACCCTGTGGGGCACCGCAGGGGCGGCGCAGGAGTTGGGGCCGCCGGAGGCGTGGCCGCCGGCCGTGGCCGCGCTGCGCAGCCTGCTCGGCGGCGCGCTGCTGTCGGGCGCGGTGCTGCTGTGGCGCGGCCGGGCCGTCGTCGTCGACACCGCCCGGCGCGCCCCCGGACCGCTGGCGGTGGCCGCCGTCGCCATGACGGCCTTCCAGGGCGGCTACTTCACCGGCATCCGGCTGTCCGGGGTGGCGGTCGGCACGCTGGTCGCGATCGGCAGCGCACCGGTGTGGGCGGGGCTGCTCGAGGCGCTCGCCGGCCGGCGGCCCGGCCTGCGGTGGCTGGTCGCGACGGCGGTGACGGTGTCGGGAACGGCGCTGCTGGTCCTCGGCGGTGGACCCGACGCCGCGAGCGGGGTGGACCTGTTCGGTGTGGGCGCCTCCCTGACGGCCGGCGCCGCCTACGCCACCTACGCCGTCGCGTCCAAGCGACTGGTCGAACGTGGCGTCGACGGCACCAGCGGCATGGCGCTCGCATTCGCCGCCAGCGGCCTCCTGCTGGCGCCGGCCCTGCTGCCACAGAGCATCGGCTGGGCCGTCACACCGCGCGGACTCGTGATGATCGTGTGGCTGTCGATCTTCACGATCGCGGCCGCCTACACGCTCTTCGCCGCCGGCCTGCGCACCGTCGACGCACCGACCGCCACGACACTCACCCTGGCCGAGCCGCTGACGGCAACCGCGCTGGCCGTGCTGGTCGTCGGGGAACGGCTGTCGGCGGCGGCCGTGGTCGGTGCCGTGCTCGTCACGGTGGGACTCGGCCTGGCCGGGCGTCGACGCGCGAACGAGCGCCAGAGCACCGCCGGATCGTCGCCCGAGCCACCGCCGGACGGCACGGCCGACGAGGCCACCACCCGGGGCCGGATCGCGCCAGAGCGCTAG
- a CDS encoding enoyl-CoA hydratase/isomerase family protein gives MSVRTERRDDGVAILTLDDPDRRNAMTVEMGDALREAAAELQDDRGLRAVVLTGAPPAFSAGGDLGMLEDLSRRTREEGFDATDHMRDFYRRFLSVRDLPVPVVAAINGHAVGAGLCVALACDLRVVAEDAKVGLNFSRLGLHPGMGGSWFLARAVGPQRAAAWLYTGRLVSGREAADAGLALEAVPVDEVLPRAIALAEEIAAASPVTVRQLKQTLATTADADLDAALAREAACQAVSYGSDDLVEGLAAGRERRAPRFAGH, from the coding sequence GTGAGCGTGCGGACCGAACGCCGTGACGACGGGGTCGCGATCCTGACCCTGGACGACCCGGACCGCCGCAACGCCATGACGGTCGAGATGGGCGACGCGCTGCGCGAGGCGGCCGCGGAACTGCAGGACGACCGGGGCCTGCGCGCCGTCGTCCTCACCGGCGCCCCACCGGCGTTCTCGGCCGGCGGCGACCTCGGCATGCTCGAGGACCTCTCACGTCGGACCCGCGAGGAGGGGTTCGACGCCACCGACCACATGCGTGACTTCTACCGCCGGTTCCTGAGCGTGCGCGACCTGCCGGTACCGGTCGTCGCGGCCATCAACGGGCACGCGGTCGGCGCCGGTCTGTGCGTCGCCCTGGCCTGCGACCTGCGGGTCGTCGCCGAGGACGCCAAGGTCGGGCTGAACTTCTCCCGGCTCGGGCTGCACCCGGGCATGGGTGGCTCCTGGTTCCTGGCGCGGGCCGTGGGGCCGCAACGGGCGGCGGCATGGCTCTACACGGGCCGGCTGGTCTCCGGGCGCGAGGCCGCCGACGCCGGGCTGGCGCTGGAGGCCGTCCCGGTCGACGAGGTACTGCCACGGGCCATCGCGCTGGCCGAGGAGATCGCCGCCGCCTCCCCGGTGACCGTCCGGCAACTGAAGCAGACCCTGGCCACGACCGCGGACGCCGACCTCGACGCGGCGCTGGCACGCGAGGCCGCGTGCCAGGCGGTCAGCTACGGCAGCGACGACCTGGTGGAAGGCCTCGCCGCCGGCCGCGAGCGCCGCGCCCCCCGGTTCGCGGGCCACTGA
- a CDS encoding nicotinate-nucleotide--dimethylbenzimidazole phosphoribosyltransferase produces the protein MSSQSDPAPSPVPVLTGPRWDGPSPAPAIDVAVAVEDAATELARLLAQVTPADHEAHGRASRHLARLATPPGALGHLANLALELACLTGHPPPVPSRPALLLAAGDHGVHRHGVTPWAQSTTRRLAEAALAGRAGVSTAARTVGARVCVLDVGLVQPIAAHPALVVAPVVRGTSDLHEQDAMSVVQARRALLLGARLAAGLMADGADLLVLGDLGVGNATASEALVAATTGVDPDYLTGRPVNGAAEHVAVRRQVLRTAIRRVGLRSPLQTLAGLGGAEHAALVGAILAAAGRRVPVLLDGLADAAAALIAVGLAPDAGQALIVGSVSPEPAARIAVGHLGLRPLLDLDVRLGDGTGALLAVPAVQAAARLLHDVATLEEAGLAT, from the coding sequence TTGAGCAGCCAGTCGGACCCGGCGCCCTCACCTGTTCCCGTGCTCACGGGGCCGAGGTGGGACGGCCCGTCGCCAGCCCCCGCGATCGACGTCGCGGTCGCCGTCGAGGACGCCGCGACGGAGTTGGCGCGCCTGCTGGCGCAGGTGACACCCGCCGACCACGAGGCCCACGGACGGGCGTCGCGGCATCTCGCCCGGCTCGCGACCCCACCCGGGGCGCTGGGGCACCTGGCGAACCTGGCCCTCGAACTCGCGTGCCTGACGGGGCATCCGCCGCCGGTCCCCTCCCGCCCGGCCCTGCTGCTCGCGGCCGGCGACCACGGCGTGCACCGGCACGGGGTGACGCCCTGGGCGCAGTCGACGACGCGGCGGCTGGCCGAGGCGGCGTTGGCGGGGCGCGCCGGGGTGTCCACCGCGGCCAGGACCGTCGGCGCACGGGTGTGCGTGCTCGACGTCGGGCTGGTCCAGCCGATCGCCGCGCACCCGGCATTGGTCGTCGCGCCGGTCGTGCGAGGCACCAGCGACCTCCACGAGCAGGATGCGATGTCCGTGGTCCAAGCCCGCCGCGCGCTCCTGCTCGGGGCGCGGCTGGCAGCGGGGCTCATGGCCGACGGTGCCGACCTGCTGGTGCTGGGTGACCTGGGCGTCGGCAACGCGACGGCCAGCGAGGCGCTAGTGGCCGCCACGACCGGTGTCGATCCGGACTACCTCACGGGTCGGCCCGTCAACGGCGCGGCCGAGCACGTCGCCGTCCGGCGGCAGGTCCTGCGCACCGCGATCCGTCGCGTCGGCCTGCGCTCGCCGCTCCAGACGCTGGCGGGGCTGGGCGGGGCCGAGCACGCGGCGCTGGTCGGCGCGATCCTCGCGGCGGCCGGACGACGCGTGCCGGTGCTGCTCGACGGTCTCGCGGACGCGGCCGCGGCCCTGATCGCGGTCGGGCTCGCCCCCGACGCCGGGCAGGCCCTGATCGTCGGTAGCGTCTCGCCCGAGCCGGCCGCCCGCATCGCGGTCGGTCACCTCGGTCTGCGACCGCTGCTCGACCTCGACGTCCGCCTGGGTGACGGCACCGGGGCACTGCTGGCGGTGCCGGCGGTGCAGGCGGCGGCCCGGCTGCTGCACGACGTCGCCACGCTCGAGGAAGCCGGGCTGGCGACGTGA
- a CDS encoding ROK family protein, which translates to MVTVGIDLGGTNIYAVVLDGEQRLGRAKLRTPSTGDRTGVLDVMDAAVRDALGDAGRTMDDVDGVGVGSPGIVMAGTVGGAANVPGFLERFSLADLFKQKVGHEVRVANDVTAAAVAEHRLGAGRGTDDVLGVHVGTGVGGGIILDGRPFEGGAGGAGEFGHMVVQQGGAVCPCGRRGCIEAYAGRRAMSLAAERAKAAGTPTILFDVMEELGKSRPTSGVFQEAYDRGDPLVADLLDDAIEALGAGIASAVNLLDVDVVVLGGGLADRFGERFRMQVDAAMRPHLFLQPPRVRVVAAQLGDEGGAIGAALLAADAA; encoded by the coding sequence GTGGTCACGGTCGGCATCGATCTGGGCGGCACGAACATCTACGCGGTGGTGCTGGACGGCGAACAGCGACTGGGACGGGCCAAGCTGCGCACTCCGTCGACAGGGGACCGCACGGGGGTGCTCGACGTCATGGACGCCGCGGTCCGCGACGCCCTCGGGGATGCGGGCCGCACCATGGACGACGTGGACGGCGTCGGGGTCGGTTCGCCCGGCATCGTCATGGCCGGCACCGTCGGCGGGGCGGCCAACGTCCCCGGCTTCCTCGAGCGGTTCTCGCTGGCGGACCTGTTCAAGCAGAAAGTGGGTCACGAGGTCCGGGTGGCCAACGACGTCACCGCCGCCGCGGTCGCCGAGCATCGGCTCGGCGCCGGACGCGGCACCGACGACGTGCTCGGCGTGCACGTCGGCACCGGTGTCGGCGGCGGGATCATCCTCGACGGCCGGCCGTTCGAGGGCGGCGCCGGCGGCGCCGGCGAGTTCGGCCACATGGTCGTCCAGCAGGGCGGCGCCGTCTGTCCCTGCGGGCGTCGGGGCTGTATCGAGGCGTACGCGGGCCGTCGGGCGATGTCGCTGGCGGCCGAGCGGGCCAAGGCGGCCGGCACGCCGACCATCCTGTTCGACGTCATGGAGGAACTGGGCAAGTCCCGGCCGACCTCCGGGGTGTTCCAGGAGGCCTACGACCGCGGTGACCCGCTGGTCGCCGACCTGCTGGACGACGCCATCGAGGCCCTGGGTGCCGGCATCGCCAGCGCCGTCAACCTGCTGGACGTCGACGTCGTGGTACTCGGCGGCGGGCTCGCCGACCGGTTCGGCGAGCGCTTCCGGATGCAGGTCGACGCCGCCATGCGCCCCCACCTGTTCCTCCAGCCGCCCCGGGTGCGCGTGGTCGCGGCACAACTCGGCGACGAAGGTGGGGCCATCGGCGCGGCGCTGCTGGCCGCCGACGCCGCGTAG
- a CDS encoding cupin domain-containing protein, which yields MTYVGTGETDARLAPPAQVLDLGATRVRVLADVAATDGRYSLYGLDLPADGGTATPHFHRTFSESFLVLDGEVELYDGREWVAVGAGAHLYIPPGSVHGYRNHSGQPASMLMLTCPGARREDYFAALAEIAAGGRRPSPEEWTALLAAHDQYSV from the coding sequence ATGACCTACGTGGGAACCGGCGAGACCGACGCGCGGCTCGCCCCGCCGGCTCAGGTCCTCGACCTCGGCGCGACGCGGGTCCGGGTGCTGGCCGACGTGGCGGCGACCGATGGTCGCTACTCGCTGTACGGGCTGGACCTGCCGGCGGACGGTGGTACGGCCACGCCGCACTTCCACCGCACCTTCTCCGAGTCGTTCCTGGTGCTGGACGGCGAGGTGGAGCTCTACGACGGCCGCGAGTGGGTGGCGGTCGGCGCCGGCGCGCACCTGTACATCCCGCCCGGCTCCGTGCACGGCTACCGCAACCACAGCGGACAGCCGGCATCGATGCTGATGCTGACCTGCCCGGGGGCCCGGCGGGAGGACTACTTCGCCGCGCTGGCGGAGATCGCCGCCGGTGGGCGGCGCCCCTCGCCCGAGGAGTGGACGGCGCTGCTGGCCGCCCACGACCAGTACAGCGTCTGA
- a CDS encoding DUF2252 family protein, which produces MGDFARAGFLDTWYGHLDVGLLLQAKEAAASVLEVVVQRSAYTHHGQRVVQGQLLMQAASDIFLGWSSTVTGRHYYWRQLRDMKAGVDIRFARRYADQNERDLDRHRQAIADGELEARPDL; this is translated from the coding sequence ATGGGCGACTTCGCGCGCGCGGGTTTCCTGGACACCTGGTACGGCCACCTCGACGTCGGGCTGCTGCTGCAGGCCAAAGAGGCGGCGGCCTCGGTCCTCGAGGTGGTGGTCCAGCGGTCCGCCTATACGCACCACGGTCAGCGGGTCGTCCAGGGGCAACTCCTGATGCAGGCCGCCAGCGACATCTTCCTCGGGTGGAGCAGCACGGTCACCGGCCGGCACTACTACTGGCGCCAGTTGCGGGACATGAAAGCCGGTGTCGACATCCGTTTCGCCCGGCGCTACGCGGACCAGAACGAGCGGGACCTCGACCGTCACCGTCAGGCCATCGCCGATGGAGAACTCGAAGCGCGTCCCGACCTGTAG
- a CDS encoding ABC transporter ATP-binding protein has product MLELDGLRRAFGDVVALDDLSFAVRPGELCGFLGPNGAGKTTAMRAVLGVTRLDGGEVRWNGAPITAEMRAATGYLPEERGLYAKMPIGEQLAYFARLHGLSKGQAIERVEALLDKLGLAERIGDPTEALSLGNQQRVQFAAALVHGPELLVLDEPFSGLDPLAVDTMSALLREQAERGAAVVFSSHQLDLVEDLCTTVAIVSRGRTVLHGDVRELKRRGPTRLRIVVEGDDGWLANVPDDVQVVARRDGEVTLVLGDDVDAVGVLQHARRSGPVLQMSLEPPRLSELFRDAVGEPA; this is encoded by the coding sequence GTGCTGGAACTCGATGGGTTGCGGCGCGCCTTCGGCGACGTCGTGGCGCTGGACGACCTCTCGTTCGCCGTCCGGCCGGGGGAGTTGTGCGGCTTCCTCGGCCCCAACGGTGCCGGCAAGACCACCGCCATGCGCGCCGTGCTGGGCGTGACCCGGCTCGACGGTGGCGAGGTGCGCTGGAACGGTGCGCCGATCACCGCGGAGATGCGGGCCGCCACCGGCTACCTCCCCGAGGAGCGGGGGCTCTACGCCAAGATGCCGATCGGCGAGCAGTTGGCCTACTTCGCCCGCCTGCACGGGCTGTCGAAGGGCCAGGCCATCGAGCGGGTCGAGGCCCTGCTCGACAAGCTGGGTCTCGCCGAGCGGATCGGTGACCCGACGGAGGCGTTGAGCCTCGGCAACCAGCAGCGGGTGCAGTTCGCGGCCGCCCTGGTCCACGGGCCGGAACTGCTCGTGCTCGACGAGCCGTTCAGCGGCCTCGACCCGCTGGCCGTCGACACGATGTCGGCGCTGCTGCGCGAGCAGGCCGAGCGTGGCGCCGCCGTCGTGTTCTCGTCCCACCAGCTCGACCTGGTCGAGGACCTGTGCACCACGGTCGCCATCGTCAGCCGGGGCCGGACGGTCCTGCACGGTGACGTCCGCGAGTTGAAACGCCGCGGCCCGACACGGCTGCGCATCGTCGTCGAGGGCGACGACGGGTGGCTCGCCAACGTCCCGGACGACGTGCAGGTGGTGGCCCGCCGCGACGGCGAGGTGACCCTCGTACTCGGGGACGACGTCGACGCGGTCGGGGTCCTCCAGCACGCACGACGCAGCGGGCCGGTCCTGCAGATGAGCCTCGAGCCACCCAGACTGTCCGAGTTGTTCCGCGACGCGGTGGGGGAGCCGGCCTGA